One stretch of Sander vitreus isolate 19-12246 chromosome 16, sanVit1, whole genome shotgun sequence DNA includes these proteins:
- the LOC144531826 gene encoding protein AMBP-like yields MGKWYELAVVSTCPHYMQRKRGNPVIVALELHHVASEGNFTMIATTFRNSSCKQTSTDYGLTKTPGRFFHHVAMFGADVDSFVVHSNYDEYAMMLLLSTEKPSGIKTTTVKLYGRTMSVRTAVLDEFKTVVRQYGVTDDAIVMNQNKGECVPGEQMTTPVTTEPQVFVSKRWEKNTVPPVVSAQEKYTGNV; encoded by the exons ATGGGGAAGTGGTATGAGTTAGCAGTGGTTTCTACTTGTCCTCACTACATGCAGCGCAAGAGGGGAAACCCCGTCATTGTTGCACTGGAGCTGCACCATGTTGCCTCTGAGGGCAACTTCACAATGATAGCCACTACTTTCAG GAATAGCTCATGTAAGCAGACGTCCACAGATTATGGTTTGACCAAGACTCCAGGACGATTCTTCCACCATGTTGCAA TGTTCGGAGCAGACGTTGATTCCTTTGTGGTTCATTCCAATTATGATGAGTATGCAATGATGCTTCTGCTAAGCACAGAGAAACCCTCGGGGATTAAAACCACCACAGTCAAGCTTTATG GTCGAACTATGAGTGTGAGGACCGCTGTGCTGGATGAATTCAAAACGGTGGTCAGACAATATGGAGTGACTGATGATGCTATCGTCATGAATCAGAATaaag GTGAGTGTGTTCCTGGTGAGCAGATGACAACACCCGTCACTACTGAGCCTCAG GTTTTTGTTTCCAAGaggtgggaaaaaaacacagtgcCACCTGTGGTTTCTGCACAAGAGAAGTACACTGGTAATGTTTAA